The Gasterosteus aculeatus chromosome 8, fGasAcu3.hap1.1, whole genome shotgun sequence genome has a window encoding:
- the serpinb1 gene encoding leukocyte elastase inhibitor isoform X1 encodes MGLKCIESRKQSVMADISASNTGFALELLRTLSQASPAGNIFVSPLSISSALAMVYLGAKGDTAAQMAKALSFSSGESVHGDFQTLNGDINSPSASYILKLANRLYGENTANFLPLFLKATQKHYQADLKAVDFMGAPEACRMEINSWVEQQTENKIKDLLKPGTVTPMTRLALVNAIYFKGNWLNRFDPANTKEMSFKVNQNEAKQVQMMYQMKKLPYNYVPELGLQILELPYVDEELSMFILLPEESADGSDPLLKLENEITQEKLGEWTNRRNMDVHSEVLVHLPKFKLEEDYELSEPLAKLGMTDVFCGAKADLSGMNGERGLFLSTVAHKAFVEVNEEGTEAAAATAGMIAFCMLREEHFTADHPFIFFIRHNKTKAILFLGRFSSPQ; translated from the exons atgggtttaaagtgtatt GAAAGTCGTAAACAATCAGTCATGGCCGACATCAGCGCATCAAACACAGGTTTTGCCTTGGAGCTGCTCCGCACTCTGAGCCAAGCGAGTCCCGCTGGAAACATCTTCGTCTCCCCGCTGAGCATCAGCTCCGCCCTGGCTATGGTTTACCTGGGGGCCAAAGGAGACACCGCTGCTCAGATGGCAAAG GCGCTGTCATTCAGCTCTGGTGAAAGCGTCCACGGAGACTTCCAGACACTGAACGGCGACATCAACTCACCCTCCGCCTCATACATCCTCAAACTAGCCAACCGCCTTTACGGAGAAAACACTGCCAACTTCCTCCCG CTGTTCCTCAAAGCCACTCAGAAGCACTACCAGGCCGACCTGAAGGCCGTGGATTTTATGGGGGCTCCAGAGGCATGCAGAATGGAGATCAACAGCTGGGTGGAGCAGCAGACGGAGA ATAAGATTAAAGATCTTCTGAAGCCGGGAACGGTCACTCCTATGACAAGGTTGGCTCTGGTTAATGCCATCTACTTCAAGGGAAACTGGTTGAACCGCTTTGATCCGGCGAACACCAAAGAGATGTCCTTCAAAGTCAACCAG AATGAGGCAAAGCAGGTCCAGATGATGTACCAGATGAAGAAGCTGCCCTACAACTACGTTCCTGAGCTCGGGCTCCAGATCCTGGAGCTGCCGTATGTGGATGAGGAGCTCAGCATGTTCATCCTGCTGCCCGAGGAGTCGGCAGATGGCTCTGACCCGCTGCTGAAG CTGGAGAATGAGATCACACAGGAGAAGCTTGGCGAGTGGACCAACAGGAGAAACATGGATGTCCACTCAGAAGTCCTCGTTCACCTGCCCAAGTTCAAGCTGGAGGAAGACTACGAGCTGAGCGAGCCTTTGGCCAAACTCGGGATGACAGACGTGTTCTGCGGGGCGAAGGCCGATCTGTCCGGCATGAACGGGGAAAGAGGACTGTTCCTGTCCACAGTGGCCCACAAGGCCTTCGTGGAGGTGAACGAGGAGGGGACGGAGGCGGCCGCGGCCACCGCAGGCATGATAGCGTTCTGTATGTTGAGGGAGGAGCACTTCACAGCGGACCAccccttcatcttcttcatcaggCACAATAAAACCAAGGCCATCCTCTTCCTCGGGAGGTTCTCGTCTCCTCAGTAG
- the serpinb1 gene encoding leukocyte elastase inhibitor isoform X2, with protein MADISASNTGFALELLRTLSQASPAGNIFVSPLSISSALAMVYLGAKGDTAAQMAKALSFSSGESVHGDFQTLNGDINSPSASYILKLANRLYGENTANFLPLFLKATQKHYQADLKAVDFMGAPEACRMEINSWVEQQTENKIKDLLKPGTVTPMTRLALVNAIYFKGNWLNRFDPANTKEMSFKVNQNEAKQVQMMYQMKKLPYNYVPELGLQILELPYVDEELSMFILLPEESADGSDPLLKLENEITQEKLGEWTNRRNMDVHSEVLVHLPKFKLEEDYELSEPLAKLGMTDVFCGAKADLSGMNGERGLFLSTVAHKAFVEVNEEGTEAAAATAGMIAFCMLREEHFTADHPFIFFIRHNKTKAILFLGRFSSPQ; from the exons ATGGCCGACATCAGCGCATCAAACACAGGTTTTGCCTTGGAGCTGCTCCGCACTCTGAGCCAAGCGAGTCCCGCTGGAAACATCTTCGTCTCCCCGCTGAGCATCAGCTCCGCCCTGGCTATGGTTTACCTGGGGGCCAAAGGAGACACCGCTGCTCAGATGGCAAAG GCGCTGTCATTCAGCTCTGGTGAAAGCGTCCACGGAGACTTCCAGACACTGAACGGCGACATCAACTCACCCTCCGCCTCATACATCCTCAAACTAGCCAACCGCCTTTACGGAGAAAACACTGCCAACTTCCTCCCG CTGTTCCTCAAAGCCACTCAGAAGCACTACCAGGCCGACCTGAAGGCCGTGGATTTTATGGGGGCTCCAGAGGCATGCAGAATGGAGATCAACAGCTGGGTGGAGCAGCAGACGGAGA ATAAGATTAAAGATCTTCTGAAGCCGGGAACGGTCACTCCTATGACAAGGTTGGCTCTGGTTAATGCCATCTACTTCAAGGGAAACTGGTTGAACCGCTTTGATCCGGCGAACACCAAAGAGATGTCCTTCAAAGTCAACCAG AATGAGGCAAAGCAGGTCCAGATGATGTACCAGATGAAGAAGCTGCCCTACAACTACGTTCCTGAGCTCGGGCTCCAGATCCTGGAGCTGCCGTATGTGGATGAGGAGCTCAGCATGTTCATCCTGCTGCCCGAGGAGTCGGCAGATGGCTCTGACCCGCTGCTGAAG CTGGAGAATGAGATCACACAGGAGAAGCTTGGCGAGTGGACCAACAGGAGAAACATGGATGTCCACTCAGAAGTCCTCGTTCACCTGCCCAAGTTCAAGCTGGAGGAAGACTACGAGCTGAGCGAGCCTTTGGCCAAACTCGGGATGACAGACGTGTTCTGCGGGGCGAAGGCCGATCTGTCCGGCATGAACGGGGAAAGAGGACTGTTCCTGTCCACAGTGGCCCACAAGGCCTTCGTGGAGGTGAACGAGGAGGGGACGGAGGCGGCCGCGGCCACCGCAGGCATGATAGCGTTCTGTATGTTGAGGGAGGAGCACTTCACAGCGGACCAccccttcatcttcttcatcaggCACAATAAAACCAAGGCCATCCTCTTCCTCGGGAGGTTCTCGTCTCCTCAGTAG
- the LOC120823655 gene encoding GDP-L-fucose synthase, which yields MSFQGDHTAAFRVLVTGGSGLVGRAIQHVVKEEEGGGKEGEEWMFLSSKDANLMSMEETRAAFEKFRPTHVIHLAAMVGGLFKNMKYNLDFWRNNVYINDNVLQAAHEFAVVKVVSCLSTCIFPDKTKYPIDETMIHNGPPHESNFGYAYAKRMIDVHNRAYFKQHGCCYTAVIPTNVFGPHDNYSIEDGHVLPGLIHKAYIAQKEGKPLVVWGSGTPRRQFIYSLDLARLFLWVLREYPEVDPIILSVGEEDEVSIKEAAEAVVEALDFKGEVVFDTSKADGQFKKTASNEKLRRYQPDFTFTPFKQALKETCDWFVANYELCRK from the exons ATGAGCTTCCAGGGTGATCACACTGCTGCGTTCAGGGTTTTGGTGACCGGAGGATCCGGCTTGGTGGGCCGGGCCATACAACATGTGgtcaaggaggaggaagggggaggcaAGGAGGGGGAAGAATGGATGTTTCTCTCCTCCAAAGATGCCAACCTTAT GAGCATGGAGGAGACGAGGGCAGCTTTTGAGAAATTCCGGCCAACCCACGTCATTCACCTGGCTGCTATGGTCGGGGGGCTTTTCAAGAACATGAAATACAACCTGGACTTTTGG AGAAACAATGTCTACATCAATGACAACGTGCTGCAGGCCGCCCATGAATTTGCCGTGGTCAAAGTTGTTTCCTGCCTGTCCACCTGCATCTTTCCTGATAAGACCAAATACCCCATTGATGAGACAATG ATCCATAACGGCCCACCTCATGAGTCAAACTTCGGTTACGCCTACGCAAAGAGAATGATTGACGTCCATAACAG GGCATATTTCAAGCAGCATGGGTGTTGCTATACAGCTGTAATTCCCACTAATGTGTTTGGTCCTCATGACAACTACAGCATTGAAGATGGTCATGTGCTGCCAGGCCTTATACACAAAGCGTACATTGCTCAAA AGGAGGGTAAGCCCCTGGTGGTCTGGGGCTCCGGCACCCCCAGACGGCAGTTCATCTACTCTTTGGACCTGGCTCGTCTCTTCCTGTGGGTCTTGAGAGAGTATCCAGAGGTCGATCCAATCATTCTCTCTG ttggagaggaggatgaagtgtccatcaaagaagcagcagaagcagttGTGGAAGCACTGGACTTTAAAGGAGAAGTGGTG TTTGATACCAGTAAAGCCGATGGCCAGTTCAAAAAGACAGCCAGCAATGAAAAGTTGCGTCGCTACCAGCCGGACTTCACCTTCACACCCTTCAAACAAG CTTTGAAGGAAACCTGCGACTGGTTTGTTGCCAACTATGAATTGTGCCGCAAGTGA
- the bmb gene encoding protein brambleberry isoform X2: MCRLPIPHLYVLLMCMLACHCPAVNGLFEWLKGKETPPAAAAAPPPPAEVPTLLAKDARFEMKTVDEGFLAESKQMELSPLDSCHYRVVAQLKASCESLPEEQLAKLGVVLFNCQAETEGRRAYPCTEQMTIKECTADMDPDTWNAYHIVSNRARSVCYATRQQLFRRRAEQTVNALISTATSQLASMTHLKEGQLELKELTASSLDKLLDGHSALQAQQGKLYEGQGQMESSLKDNLERLSQEKALIASGQQLVAQLIQSITKRMENVSEHLQTQGSEVQDSHKAIVRDLADVRHQAQDIHQKIDHSMSEFLQYQDQTSQYYTDLMNKLERMNSTLGATLHFLDNMQSRIEQRLHMIQGYLGWAGLSLTAMWTCVAHTGYFVMCAVLLTFLRCSAFSRAMLLVSVPLNAVAEVNQQAALDLPGLSLLLLLLSLGHWFVSLLWKGLQVRGKPASPLPLCDTVKPLKDFPQSSTPQKDNDGFAEQDDPLNQDSFISGNLGISAVSPRHRNPVPESRFMATVGSQNHSTPRPVCSVALLANIPPRNLGGMFEAVNSSQDFANDSRSASPTPSLVSNSSLSARQLCNGVTKTGKACKKRAVPGQEYCRFHEGGHTSYVVK; this comes from the exons ATGTGCCGTCTCCCGATCCCCCACCTGTACGTCCTGCTGATGTGCATGCTGGCCTGTCACTGTCCTGCAGTCAACGGGTTGTTTGAGTGGCTCAAAGGAAAGGagactcctccagcagcagcagcagcaccaccaccaccagcagaagtCCCAACACTACTTGCTAAGGATGCCCGGTTTGAGATGAAGACCGTCGACGAGGGTTTTTTGGCCGAGTCGAAGCAGATGGAGCTGAGCCCGTTGGACAGCTGCCATTACAGG GTGGTCGCCCAGCTGAAGGCGAGTTGTGAAAGCCTCCCAGAGGAGCAGCTGGCGAAGCTCGGCGTCGTGCTGTTCAACTGCCAAGCCGAGACCGAGGGGCGCCGCGCCTACCCGTGCACGGAGCAAATG ACGATCAAGGAGTGCACGGCAGACATGGACCCAGACACGTGGAACGCCTACCACATAGTGAGCAACAGGGCGCGCTCGGTCTGCTACGCCACGCGGCAGCAGCTCTTCCGGCGCCGAGCGGAGCAAACCGTGAACGCTCTCATCTCCACGGCGACGAGCCAGCTAGCATCAATGACCCACCTGAAG GAGGGCCAGctggagctgaaggagctgaCGGCGTCCTCCTTGGACAAGCTGCTGGACGGTCACAGCGCCCTGCAGGCCCAACAGGGCAAGCTGTACGAGGGCCAGGGCCAAATGGAGAGTTCGCTGAAGGACAACCTGGAGCGCCTGAGCCAGGAGAAAGCCCTGATCGCCTCTGGACAGCAACTGGTAGCCCAGCTCATTCAGAGCATTACAAAGAGAATGG AGAACGTGAGTGAACACCTGCAGACCCAAGGCTCCGAGGTGCAGGACAGCCACAAGGCAATCGTAAGAGACCTCGCAGACGTCCGACACCAAGCTCAGGACATCCATCAGAAAATTG ACCATAGCATGTCGGAGTTTCTGCAGTACCAGGATCAGACATCGCAGTACTACACTGACTTGATGAATAAACTGGAGCGCATGAACAGCACCCTGGGGGCCACGCTGCACTTCCTGGACAACATGCAGAGCCGCATTGAGCAGCGGCTCCACATGATCCAGGGCTACCTTGGCTGGGCAG gtttgagcCTGACAGCCATGTGGACCTGTGTGGCACACACGGGCTACTTTGTCATGTGTGCGGTCCTGCTGACGTTCCTGCGTTGCTCTGCTTTCTCTCGCGCCATGCTGCTGGTCAGCGTGCCTCTGAATGCAGTGGCGGAGGTCAACCAGCAGGCGGCGCTGGATCTCCCCGgcctcagcctgctgctgctcctcctctctctgg GTCACTGGTTTGTGAGTCTGTTGTGGAAAGGCCTCCAGGTCAGAGGGAAGCCGGCCTCCCCGCTGCCCCTGTGTGACACTGTGAAGCCACTGAAGGACTTTCCACAGTCCTCTACGCCGCAGAA agaCAATGATGGCTTTGCAGAGCAAGATGACCCTTTGAATCAAGACAGCTTCATATCAG GGAACCTTGGGATATCTGCCGTGTCTCCCCGTCACAGGAATCCAGTGCCAGAGTCCAGGTTCATGGCGACAGTCGGCAGCCAGAATCACTCCACTCCTCGGCCGGTGTGCTCTGTG gcTCTGCTTGCTAATATCCCCCCAAGAAACCTCGGCGGTATGTTTGAAGCTGTGAACAGCTCTCAGGATTTCGCAAACGACTCTCGAAGTGCAAGTCCGACCCCGTCGCTGGTCAGCAACAG CTCTCTATCAGCCCGTCAGCTGTGCAACGGGGTCACAAAAACGGGGAAGGCCTGTAAGAAGAGAGCCGTGCCGGGACAAGAGTACTGCAGATTCCACGAAGGGGGCCACACCTCCTACGTTGTCAAATGA
- the bmb gene encoding protein brambleberry isoform X1: protein MKDMCRLPIPHLYVLLMCMLACHCPAVNGLFEWLKGKETPPAAAAAPPPPAEVPTLLAKDARFEMKTVDEGFLAESKQMELSPLDSCHYRVVAQLKASCESLPEEQLAKLGVVLFNCQAETEGRRAYPCTEQMTIKECTADMDPDTWNAYHIVSNRARSVCYATRQQLFRRRAEQTVNALISTATSQLASMTHLKEGQLELKELTASSLDKLLDGHSALQAQQGKLYEGQGQMESSLKDNLERLSQEKALIASGQQLVAQLIQSITKRMENVSEHLQTQGSEVQDSHKAIVRDLADVRHQAQDIHQKIDHSMSEFLQYQDQTSQYYTDLMNKLERMNSTLGATLHFLDNMQSRIEQRLHMIQGYLGWAGLSLTAMWTCVAHTGYFVMCAVLLTFLRCSAFSRAMLLVSVPLNAVAEVNQQAALDLPGLSLLLLLLSLGHWFVSLLWKGLQVRGKPASPLPLCDTVKPLKDFPQSSTPQKDNDGFAEQDDPLNQDSFISGNLGISAVSPRHRNPVPESRFMATVGSQNHSTPRPVCSVALLANIPPRNLGGMFEAVNSSQDFANDSRSASPTPSLVSNSSLSARQLCNGVTKTGKACKKRAVPGQEYCRFHEGGHTSYVVK from the exons ATGAAAG ACATGTGCCGTCTCCCGATCCCCCACCTGTACGTCCTGCTGATGTGCATGCTGGCCTGTCACTGTCCTGCAGTCAACGGGTTGTTTGAGTGGCTCAAAGGAAAGGagactcctccagcagcagcagcagcaccaccaccaccagcagaagtCCCAACACTACTTGCTAAGGATGCCCGGTTTGAGATGAAGACCGTCGACGAGGGTTTTTTGGCCGAGTCGAAGCAGATGGAGCTGAGCCCGTTGGACAGCTGCCATTACAGG GTGGTCGCCCAGCTGAAGGCGAGTTGTGAAAGCCTCCCAGAGGAGCAGCTGGCGAAGCTCGGCGTCGTGCTGTTCAACTGCCAAGCCGAGACCGAGGGGCGCCGCGCCTACCCGTGCACGGAGCAAATG ACGATCAAGGAGTGCACGGCAGACATGGACCCAGACACGTGGAACGCCTACCACATAGTGAGCAACAGGGCGCGCTCGGTCTGCTACGCCACGCGGCAGCAGCTCTTCCGGCGCCGAGCGGAGCAAACCGTGAACGCTCTCATCTCCACGGCGACGAGCCAGCTAGCATCAATGACCCACCTGAAG GAGGGCCAGctggagctgaaggagctgaCGGCGTCCTCCTTGGACAAGCTGCTGGACGGTCACAGCGCCCTGCAGGCCCAACAGGGCAAGCTGTACGAGGGCCAGGGCCAAATGGAGAGTTCGCTGAAGGACAACCTGGAGCGCCTGAGCCAGGAGAAAGCCCTGATCGCCTCTGGACAGCAACTGGTAGCCCAGCTCATTCAGAGCATTACAAAGAGAATGG AGAACGTGAGTGAACACCTGCAGACCCAAGGCTCCGAGGTGCAGGACAGCCACAAGGCAATCGTAAGAGACCTCGCAGACGTCCGACACCAAGCTCAGGACATCCATCAGAAAATTG ACCATAGCATGTCGGAGTTTCTGCAGTACCAGGATCAGACATCGCAGTACTACACTGACTTGATGAATAAACTGGAGCGCATGAACAGCACCCTGGGGGCCACGCTGCACTTCCTGGACAACATGCAGAGCCGCATTGAGCAGCGGCTCCACATGATCCAGGGCTACCTTGGCTGGGCAG gtttgagcCTGACAGCCATGTGGACCTGTGTGGCACACACGGGCTACTTTGTCATGTGTGCGGTCCTGCTGACGTTCCTGCGTTGCTCTGCTTTCTCTCGCGCCATGCTGCTGGTCAGCGTGCCTCTGAATGCAGTGGCGGAGGTCAACCAGCAGGCGGCGCTGGATCTCCCCGgcctcagcctgctgctgctcctcctctctctgg GTCACTGGTTTGTGAGTCTGTTGTGGAAAGGCCTCCAGGTCAGAGGGAAGCCGGCCTCCCCGCTGCCCCTGTGTGACACTGTGAAGCCACTGAAGGACTTTCCACAGTCCTCTACGCCGCAGAA agaCAATGATGGCTTTGCAGAGCAAGATGACCCTTTGAATCAAGACAGCTTCATATCAG GGAACCTTGGGATATCTGCCGTGTCTCCCCGTCACAGGAATCCAGTGCCAGAGTCCAGGTTCATGGCGACAGTCGGCAGCCAGAATCACTCCACTCCTCGGCCGGTGTGCTCTGTG gcTCTGCTTGCTAATATCCCCCCAAGAAACCTCGGCGGTATGTTTGAAGCTGTGAACAGCTCTCAGGATTTCGCAAACGACTCTCGAAGTGCAAGTCCGACCCCGTCGCTGGTCAGCAACAG CTCTCTATCAGCCCGTCAGCTGTGCAACGGGGTCACAAAAACGGGGAAGGCCTGTAAGAAGAGAGCCGTGCCGGGACAAGAGTACTGCAGATTCCACGAAGGGGGCCACACCTCCTACGTTGTCAAATGA
- the pycr3 gene encoding pyrroline-5-carboxylate reductase 3, whose protein sequence is MDESGIKKQNWDVKETELFLEILKELDMKKCLDGRKVRNNKLFKVAHRRMTAAGYHRSVDQLKFRWKLLKSAYYKCKREPESPAPTKIQGWWRYEKTMIAIMESRHPLLAAGVRCDRDDEVTEDSDGDASMLHWPRSCPDKSVRNPDLIIKMDPEIDAPLKIGFIGAGNMAFGIAKGILSGNVLPVNVKVSAPSSRNLGRFQELGVTVTHSNTEVVSGSDVVFVAVKPHLVAPVLNEISVHVTGRHIIVSVAAGVTLATLEQLLPANSVAIRLMPNLPCLVQEGALLFSRGSHAKQEDGALLRSLLHRCGLVEEGPEAWIDIHTGLSGSGVAFVYLFAEALAEGAVKMGMPSALAHSIASQTVLGAGRLLRESGKHPAQLRSEVCTPGGTTIYGLHTLEQGGLRASTMSAVEAATERARELGQKSAAGSRK, encoded by the exons ATGGACGAGTCTGGTATCAAGAAGCAGAACTGGGACGTGAAGGAGACAGAGTTATTTTTAGAAATCCTCAAGGAGCTGGACATGAAGAAGTGCTTGGACGGCAGGAAAGTGAGGAATAACAAGCTCTTCAAGGTGGCCCACCGGAGGATGACGGCCGCCGGCTATCACAGATCTGTGGACCAGTTGAAGTTTCGCTGGAAACTTCTCAAAAGTGCGTATTACAAGTGCAAAAGAGAACCCGAATCTCCGGCTCCGACCAAAATACAGGGCTGGTGGCGTTACGAGAAGACCATGAtcgccatcatggagtccagaCACCCACTGCTCGCGGCTGGAGTCCGCTGTGACCGGGATGACGAAGTGACGGAGGACTCGGACGGAGACGCGTCGATGCTGCACTGGCCGCGGTCCTGCCCGGACAAGTCCGTCCGGAACCCGGATCTTATT ATCAAAATGGACCCAGAGATCGACGCTCCGCTGAAGATTGGTTTCATCGGTGCAGGCAACATGGCCTTCGGCATCGCAAAGGGCATCTTGTCTG GAAATGTTCTTCCTGTAAACGTCAAAGTGAGCGCACCCTCCTCCAGGAACCTCGGCCGCTTTCAG GAGCTCGGCGTAACCGTCACTCACTCCAACACAGAGGTGGTGTCCGGGTCAGACGTGGTCTTTGTAGCGGTCAAGCCTCACCTGGTCGCACCAGTTCTCAATGAGATCTCGGTGCACGTAACGGGCCGACACATTATCGTGTCTGTTGCAGCAGGCGTTACCCTAGCAACGTTGGAGCAG CTCCTGCCAGCAAATTCAGTTGCCATCAGGCTCATGCCAAATCTCCCATGTTTGGTTCAGGAGGGGGCGCTGCTGTTTTCACGGGGGTCCCATGCAAAGCAAGAGGATGGAGCTCTGCTTCGTTCTCTGCTGCACCGCTGCGgtttggtggaggaggggcccgAGGCCTGGATTGACATCCACACCGGACTGAGCGGGAGCGGCGTCGCTTTT GTGTATCTCTTTGCTGAAGCGCTGGCAGAAGGAGCTGTTAAAATGGGTATGCCAAGTGCTCTGGCACACAGCATCGCATCCCAAACCGTCCTG GGTGCTGGGAGATTGTTACGCGAGTCTGGGAAGCATCCGGCTCAGCTGCGCTCTGAGGTCTGCACCCCAGGGGGGACAACCATCTACGGGCTGCACACCCTGGAACAGGGTGGTCTGAGGGCATCCACCATGAGCGCTGTGGAAGCTGCCACTGAGAGAGCCAGAGAGCTGGGCCAAAAGTCAGCAGCAGGATCCAGGAAATGA